The Nitrospirota bacterium genome contains the following window.
TTGGAGTTCTTAAGAGCCACAGGGTGGGCAAGGAGAACCTGTATCTGAATGTTAAGCTCTTTAAACTGCTCTCAACGTGATATGTCGATGTTGTCGACATGATAAAAGAACGTGTCGAAATTTTAATAAAATATCGACATGTGTTAAAGACATGTCGAAGTTGTCGACATGAGGAATGTGTCCAAATTTTGTGGTTTTTTGGATATGTTCTGTTGGATGTGTCCATGATGGGGACATGAAGGGAATAGGCAATAGTGAAAAAAAAGAAAGCAGATAAGACAAAGTCTAATGGCGGAAATCTCGGGTTTGAAGAAAAGCTCTGGCCAGGATTGCAACCCTGAACTCGTTTCAGGGGACGGGGGCTATGGTAAACCGGCGGCGAAAGGCGGGCGGGCTCTGTTGCCCAGCTTTCTTATAAAAAATACTGAGAAATANNNNNNNNNNNNNNNNNNNNNNNNNNNNNNNNNNNNNNNNNNNAAATAACGTCCCTCCTGAGTTCTGCCAAGGGCGGTGTATAAATCTTATCCCTCGATCTCTTCTATGAATTCAGGACAGCTCTCATTTTATTGCTGTTTTTCTGGCTCAAGTTCTTTTTTTACAACTGCCGGGCTGAAGTCAGGGTCAAGGAGATATACCTCGTTGAAGTACTTCATGGCCATATCCATTTTTTTGATCTTGTAGTAGGCGTAACCCAGGAAGTAAAGGGCATTTGGATCGGGATTTTGCTTTAC
Protein-coding sequences here:
- a CDS encoding tetratricopeptide repeat protein → MRAIAVVLFLLLSLSVCFAAEENLQKAYSLYAKGDMKEAINILEEYVKQNPDPNALYFLGYAYYKIKKMDMAMKYFNEVYLLDPDFSPAVVKKELEPEKQQ